Proteins encoded in a region of the Polynucleobacter antarcticus genome:
- the aroB gene encoding 3-dehydroquinate synthase — protein sequence MKTLEVDLGNRSYPIHIGTDLIDRPELFNACEKATSIFIVTNTTVAPLYAERLTRTLEKLGKQVKTIVLPDGESYKDWKNLQLIFDNLLKFAADRQTILVALGGGVIGDMTGFAAASYMRGVRFIQVPTTLLAQVDSSVGGKTGINHPLGKNMIGAFHQPVAVIADLNTLKTLPARELSAGLAEVIKHGAIADADFLDWIEANTSALLACDTTAMAYAVLRSCEIKSSVVSADEKEGGIRATLNFGHTFGHAIEAGMGYGEWLHGEAVGCGMVMGANLSCRLNYITQKEVSRLTQIIGSMHLPTQPPPFGAQRYMELMQVDKKTEGGQIRYVILEKMGKAIIQSVPDGQVIETLTATGAHQ from the coding sequence ATGAAAACATTAGAAGTTGATTTAGGTAATCGAAGTTATCCCATTCATATTGGCACTGATTTAATTGATCGGCCCGAACTATTTAACGCTTGTGAAAAGGCGACCTCCATCTTTATTGTGACAAATACTACGGTGGCACCTCTATACGCTGAACGTTTGACGCGCACTTTAGAAAAACTAGGTAAGCAAGTTAAAACCATCGTTTTACCTGATGGAGAGTCTTATAAGGACTGGAAAAATCTTCAGCTTATTTTTGATAATCTCCTCAAGTTTGCTGCAGATCGTCAGACTATCTTGGTGGCGCTAGGTGGTGGTGTTATTGGGGATATGACTGGCTTTGCAGCTGCGAGCTATATGCGTGGCGTTCGTTTTATTCAAGTGCCGACGACCTTATTAGCCCAAGTAGACTCATCGGTAGGCGGAAAGACGGGCATCAATCACCCGCTTGGAAAAAATATGATCGGGGCTTTTCATCAGCCAGTCGCTGTGATTGCTGACCTAAATACACTGAAAACTTTACCTGCACGCGAGCTCTCCGCGGGGCTGGCAGAAGTAATCAAGCATGGTGCGATTGCAGATGCTGATTTCTTAGATTGGATCGAAGCCAATACCTCCGCTTTATTAGCCTGCGACACCACAGCGATGGCATATGCCGTGCTGCGCTCTTGTGAAATTAAATCTTCAGTAGTTTCTGCTGATGAAAAAGAAGGGGGTATTCGCGCTACGCTTAACTTTGGTCATACCTTTGGTCATGCCATAGAGGCAGGTATGGGTTACGGCGAATGGCTTCATGGAGAGGCTGTAGGTTGCGGTATGGTGATGGGGGCAAACTTATCTTGTCGCCTAAACTACATAACCCAAAAAGAAGTAAGCCGCTTAACCCAGATCATTGGCTCTATGCATTTACCAACCCAGCCACCACCGTTCGGTGCACAGCGTTACATGGAGCTGATGCAGGTTGATAAAAAAACCGAAGGTGGCCAAATTCGTTATGTGATTTTGGAAAAGATGGGCAAAGCAATCATTCAAAGCGTGCCCGATGGGCAAGTCATTGAAACCTTAACAGCAACGGGTGCCCACCAATAG
- a CDS encoding shikimate kinase yields MNSSSHNIFLIGLMGAGKSTVGKLLAKKLDRRFLDADHVIEERCGVKIPIIFEMEGEAGFRKREAQVINELTNEQDLILATGGGAVLFPENRRLLSERGTVIYLHANPTELWHRTKGSEGRPLLKNGDPKKILENLYTIRDPLYREIADYVIETGKPSVNQLVHILITQLELSA; encoded by the coding sequence GTGAACTCTTCATCCCACAATATATTTCTAATCGGCCTGATGGGCGCCGGAAAGTCGACCGTTGGCAAATTATTAGCCAAAAAGTTAGATCGCCGTTTTCTGGATGCCGATCATGTCATTGAAGAGCGCTGTGGTGTAAAAATCCCTATCATCTTTGAGATGGAAGGTGAAGCGGGGTTTCGTAAACGAGAAGCTCAGGTTATTAACGAGCTCACTAATGAGCAAGACCTGATTTTGGCAACTGGTGGTGGTGCAGTATTGTTTCCTGAAAATCGGCGATTGCTGAGTGAAAGAGGAACTGTGATTTATCTCCACGCAAATCCCACAGAGCTTTGGCATCGGACTAAAGGCAGCGAAGGTAGGCCCCTACTTAAAAACGGTGACCCAAAGAAGATCCTAGAAAACTTATACACCATTCGCGACCCCCTGTATCGCGAGATCGCCGACTACGTCATTGAAACTGGCAAGCCTAGTGTCAATCAGTTAGTACATATTTTAATTACGCAGCTTGAACTTTCCGCTTGA
- a CDS encoding secretin and TonB N-terminal domain-containing protein, translating into MAQGNSQEGNPTAHPKNNLISLQFHQIELTALLHVLAKMGETNFLLSESIQGKITVNLNNTLWQTALHSILASRGLRLVRNGDIYWIGPHAEIQSFQKFRREDAALPFGGDHINSPRQILIEARIVEADQRFARELGVKLGYQANGLGNNPDQNASGALDLAGAGLNGFNPATLAATLVSKNASRLLQLELSALESDGQGKILSNPRIMTGDQVKATIEQGTELPYQVSSQSGSKLQFRKANLRLEVLPKIHPDGKISMLVGINKDTIGMKTEQGYAIDTKNLSSEVTVENGGTAIIGGIFQTTEREDEVKVPFLGDIPWIGHLFRHKSKLADKTELLVFLTPTVIDKP; encoded by the coding sequence ATGGCGCAAGGAAATTCCCAGGAGGGCAATCCAACAGCACACCCAAAAAATAATCTGATTAGTTTGCAGTTTCATCAAATTGAGCTGACAGCCCTGTTGCATGTATTGGCCAAAATGGGTGAAACCAACTTTCTTCTGAGTGAATCTATCCAAGGCAAGATCACCGTCAACCTGAACAACACCCTTTGGCAAACAGCCTTACATTCCATTCTGGCCAGCAGAGGACTGCGCTTAGTCAGAAACGGCGATATTTACTGGATTGGGCCTCATGCAGAAATTCAAAGCTTCCAAAAGTTTCGCCGAGAGGATGCTGCTCTCCCTTTTGGAGGCGACCACATTAATAGTCCTAGGCAAATCCTCATAGAAGCCCGCATCGTAGAAGCAGATCAACGCTTTGCCAGAGAGCTGGGCGTAAAGCTCGGTTATCAGGCAAACGGCCTTGGAAATAACCCCGATCAAAATGCCAGCGGTGCACTAGATTTAGCGGGAGCGGGTTTAAATGGCTTCAATCCCGCTACCTTAGCTGCTACGCTAGTCTCTAAAAATGCCAGCAGGCTTCTGCAATTAGAGCTTTCTGCATTGGAATCTGATGGTCAAGGAAAGATCTTGTCCAATCCCCGCATTATGACGGGAGATCAGGTGAAAGCAACCATTGAACAGGGTACCGAACTACCCTACCAAGTAAGCAGTCAAAGCGGGAGTAAATTGCAATTTCGTAAGGCTAATCTTCGCTTGGAGGTTTTGCCCAAAATTCATCCTGATGGAAAAATATCTATGCTCGTAGGGATCAATAAAGACACTATTGGTATGAAAACCGAGCAGGGTTATGCCATTGATACCAAAAATCTGAGCTCTGAAGTGACCGTAGAAAATGGCGGGACAGCAATTATTGGGGGTATTTTTCAAACTACTGAAAGAGAAGATGAGGTCAAAGTTCCCTTCTTAGGTGATATCCCATGGATTGGTCATTTATTTCGCCATAAATCCAAATTGGCAGATAAAACCGAATTATTAGTCTTCTTAACTCCTACCGTCATAGACAAACCCTAA
- a CDS encoding penicillin-binding protein 1A has protein sequence MALNPQDKPPLNRRFNRQPRQSRASNSFAGKSGGSALIKALLITGMVFAVVFTLLIGYAFLIAKPNLPKISALVDYNPKTPLRIFTADKVLIGEFGEERRNVIPLTEIPANMRNAVLAIEDDRFYSHGGVDYIGILRATLTNLRGNLSQGASTITMQVARNFFLSNEKTFTRKIYEVLLAWEIESQLTKDKILEIYMNQIFLGQRAYGFSSAAQIYFGKELKDISLAESAMLAGLPKAPSAYNPVSNYRRAKIRQEYILQRMRDLSYITPEDYQKAMAEELGIRGLGNEFSTRADFASEMVRQLLLSQYGEAIYSQGLNVYTTILKADQDAAYQAVRRGIFEYDLRHAYRGPEGFIELPENLVKRQRAIDEALLSYPQLDDLQSGVVLDIKPKEMQVMISTGDTITLKGDSMKLASASFTDSTQPKKRLRPGAIIRLLSDNGIWKLAQLPQVEAAFVSMNADSGAILSLVGGFDFRRNQFNHVTQAQRQPGSSFKPFIYAAALEKGFTPNTVVNDAPLSIGSMETGSKAWEPKNYDGKYEGMMRLRVALAKSKNLVSVRLIRAIGPSYAQDFIQRFGFEAEKHPPYLTMALGAGSVTPLQMASAYSVFANGGYRVDPFLINRMLDSKGTVLFEAKPALANQDAARVLDARTAFVMDSMLQEVTKTGTAASARVKLGRNDIAGKTGTTNDSHDAWFAGYSPKVVAVAWIGFDKPTSLGDRETGGGLALPMWISYMGIALKYEPQQVREVPTGVTQVDGDWSIPGFSSNLGGRELQ, from the coding sequence ATGGCCCTAAACCCACAAGACAAGCCGCCATTAAACCGACGGTTTAACAGACAGCCCAGACAATCTAGGGCGTCCAATTCCTTTGCTGGTAAGTCGGGAGGAAGTGCTTTGATAAAAGCCCTGCTGATTACGGGCATGGTCTTTGCAGTGGTGTTCACCTTATTGATTGGCTATGCGTTCTTAATAGCCAAGCCAAATTTACCGAAGATTTCTGCGCTGGTAGATTACAACCCCAAAACCCCCCTCAGAATTTTTACTGCAGATAAGGTACTAATTGGTGAGTTTGGTGAAGAGCGTCGTAACGTGATTCCTTTAACTGAGATTCCCGCCAATATGCGTAACGCAGTCTTGGCTATTGAGGACGATCGTTTCTATTCTCATGGCGGGGTAGATTACATCGGGATTTTGCGAGCAACCCTCACTAATCTACGGGGTAACTTATCCCAAGGGGCTTCAACTATTACCATGCAGGTAGCTAGAAATTTCTTCTTGAGTAATGAAAAAACATTTACTCGAAAAATTTATGAAGTCTTATTGGCATGGGAAATTGAATCCCAACTCACGAAAGATAAGATTCTTGAAATTTACATGAATCAGATTTTTTTGGGACAGAGAGCCTATGGTTTTTCTAGTGCAGCCCAGATCTATTTTGGTAAAGAACTAAAAGATATCTCCTTGGCTGAATCTGCTATGTTGGCGGGCTTACCCAAAGCGCCCTCTGCATACAATCCAGTAAGCAATTACCGACGGGCAAAAATTCGTCAGGAATATATTTTGCAACGTATGCGAGATTTGTCGTACATCACGCCCGAAGATTATCAAAAGGCGATGGCAGAAGAGTTAGGTATCCGTGGGCTGGGTAATGAATTTAGTACCCGAGCAGACTTTGCTTCGGAGATGGTTCGCCAATTATTATTAAGTCAGTATGGTGAGGCTATTTATTCTCAGGGATTAAATGTTTACACCACGATCTTAAAAGCAGATCAAGATGCTGCATATCAAGCGGTACGCCGCGGTATTTTTGAATATGATCTACGCCATGCCTATCGGGGTCCAGAAGGATTTATCGAATTACCAGAGAACTTAGTAAAGCGTCAGCGCGCTATTGATGAGGCACTCTTGTCGTACCCACAGCTAGACGATTTGCAATCGGGTGTTGTTCTGGATATCAAGCCCAAAGAAATGCAGGTCATGATTTCTACTGGAGATACTATTACCCTAAAAGGGGATAGTATGAAGCTCGCTAGTGCCTCTTTTACTGACAGTACTCAACCCAAAAAACGCTTACGTCCCGGTGCCATTATTAGGTTGTTGTCAGATAATGGAATTTGGAAACTAGCCCAATTGCCACAAGTAGAGGCAGCCTTTGTTTCCATGAACGCAGATAGTGGCGCGATTCTTTCTTTAGTGGGAGGTTTCGATTTCAGGCGCAATCAATTTAATCATGTGACTCAAGCCCAGCGTCAACCAGGTTCTTCATTCAAGCCCTTTATTTATGCGGCCGCTCTTGAAAAAGGTTTTACTCCAAATACCGTCGTCAATGATGCTCCGCTATCGATTGGCAGTATGGAAACAGGCAGTAAAGCATGGGAGCCAAAAAATTATGATGGTAAATATGAAGGCATGATGCGTTTGCGGGTTGCTTTGGCAAAGTCTAAAAACTTGGTATCAGTGCGCCTCATTCGTGCAATTGGCCCTTCCTATGCGCAAGACTTTATTCAACGTTTTGGATTTGAGGCTGAGAAGCATCCACCCTACTTAACGATGGCCTTGGGCGCAGGCTCTGTCACTCCCTTACAGATGGCCTCTGCTTACAGCGTATTTGCGAACGGCGGCTATCGGGTCGATCCTTTTTTGATTAACCGAATGTTAGATTCAAAAGGCACGGTGTTATTTGAAGCCAAGCCTGCCCTAGCAAACCAAGATGCTGCGCGTGTGCTCGATGCACGAACTGCTTTTGTCATGGATAGTATGTTGCAAGAAGTGACTAAGACTGGCACAGCTGCAAGTGCACGAGTCAAGCTGGGACGCAATGATATTGCTGGAAAGACGGGCACTACCAATGATTCTCATGATGCTTGGTTTGCTGGGTACAGCCCCAAAGTAGTAGCAGTAGCTTGGATTGGATTTGATAAGCCTACCAGCTTAGGTGATCGTGAAACAGGTGGGGGTCTTGCATTGCCCATGTGGATTTCTTATATGGGGATTGCACTTAAATATGAGCCTCAGCAAGTCCGTGAGGTACCCACAGGCGTTACTCAAGTAGACGGCGATTGGTCTATTCCAGGGTTCTCAAGCAATCTGGGTGGGCGCGAACTTCAGTAG
- a CDS encoding transposase, with protein sequence MARQARIIILGQAMHVMVRGNNRETLFFNAADRRIYLDWLKEAAKQFACSVHAFVLMPNHVHLLITPQHGDSLAKTMQSLGRRYAQYFNQQHQRSGTIWEGRYRSSLIDPDYFLRCQRYIELNPVRAGFDSNPQLSNWTSFPSHIGGNAEPWLVDHQHFWSLGNTPFERQMTWAAFVKEGAPHWEDQQITEAINRSKPWVSDVFAKKLFKDNPAQVLIRRRGRPQKNPI encoded by the coding sequence ATGGCACGCCAGGCACGCATCATTATTCTCGGTCAAGCGATGCATGTGATGGTGCGGGGTAATAATCGCGAGACGCTATTTTTTAACGCTGCTGATCGCAGAATCTATTTAGACTGGTTAAAAGAGGCAGCAAAGCAATTTGCTTGTTCAGTTCATGCATTTGTCTTGATGCCAAATCATGTGCACCTTTTAATAACCCCTCAGCATGGGGATTCACTTGCCAAAACCATGCAGTCGCTTGGTAGGCGTTATGCGCAGTACTTTAATCAACAACATCAGCGCTCAGGCACTATTTGGGAGGGGCGCTACAGATCCTCCTTAATAGACCCCGATTATTTTTTGCGGTGCCAACGGTATATCGAGTTAAATCCAGTAAGGGCGGGTTTCGATTCAAACCCTCAACTATCCAATTGGACGAGCTTTCCATCTCACATTGGGGGAAACGCAGAGCCGTGGTTGGTAGACCATCAGCACTTTTGGAGTTTGGGCAATACTCCCTTTGAGAGACAAATGACTTGGGCCGCCTTTGTAAAGGAGGGCGCCCCCCATTGGGAAGATCAACAAATCACCGAAGCCATTAATCGATCTAAGCCTTGGGTAAGCGATGTATTCGCTAAAAAGCTATTTAAAGATAACCCTGCGCAAGTGCTTATTCGCCGTCGAGGGCGGCCACAGAAAAACCCCATTTAA
- a CDS encoding glutamate synthase subunit beta: MGKVTGFMEFERVAETYEAPIKRLHHYKEFVVTLTDAEAKVQGARCMDCGIPFCNSGCPVNNIIPDFNDLVFHDDWKNALDVLQSTNNFPEFTGRICPAPCESACTLGINSEAVGIKSIEHAIIDKGWENGWVVPQPPKTKTGKKIAVVGGGPAGMAAAQQLARVGHDVTVFEKNDRVGGLLRYGIPDFKMEKWLIDRRVEQMQAEGVKFETGVFVGKEAIGIEVKNYSTKTVSPDQLMKDFDAIVITGGAEQPRDLPVPGRELAGVHYALDFLIPQNKENAGDLKSEIRATDKHVVVIGGGDTGSDCVGTSNRHGATQITQFELLPQPPEVENKPLVWPYWPTKLRTSSSHEEGCERDWSVATKRFEGKDGKVEKLIGVRLEWRDGKMSEVPNSEFEIKADLVLLAMGFVSPAQQVLTAFGVEKDARGNAKATVDGHNAYQTNVPKVFAAGDMRRGQSLVVWAIREGRQCAQAIDEFLMGSSVLPR; the protein is encoded by the coding sequence ATGGGTAAAGTCACTGGGTTTATGGAGTTTGAGCGCGTAGCGGAAACCTACGAAGCGCCTATTAAACGTCTTCATCATTACAAAGAGTTTGTTGTGACATTGACAGATGCTGAAGCTAAGGTGCAGGGCGCACGTTGTATGGATTGCGGTATTCCTTTTTGTAATAGCGGCTGTCCGGTAAACAATATCATTCCGGATTTTAATGATTTGGTATTTCATGATGACTGGAAGAATGCATTAGATGTTTTGCAATCTACCAATAATTTCCCTGAATTCACGGGCCGTATTTGCCCAGCCCCTTGCGAGTCTGCTTGTACGCTAGGGATCAATAGTGAAGCCGTGGGTATTAAGTCTATCGAGCACGCGATTATTGACAAGGGTTGGGAAAATGGTTGGGTTGTACCGCAGCCTCCTAAAACTAAGACTGGTAAAAAGATTGCAGTGGTTGGTGGCGGACCTGCTGGTATGGCAGCAGCACAGCAATTAGCGCGCGTTGGTCATGATGTCACTGTATTTGAAAAGAATGACCGAGTGGGTGGACTACTGCGTTACGGCATCCCTGATTTTAAGATGGAGAAATGGCTGATCGATCGCCGTGTCGAGCAGATGCAAGCTGAAGGCGTGAAGTTTGAAACGGGCGTTTTTGTGGGTAAGGAGGCCATTGGTATTGAAGTCAAAAATTACTCTACCAAAACCGTTTCTCCTGATCAGTTGATGAAAGATTTTGATGCAATTGTGATTACTGGCGGTGCTGAGCAGCCTCGTGACTTGCCAGTGCCAGGTCGCGAGTTAGCTGGTGTGCATTACGCTTTGGATTTCTTAATTCCACAAAATAAAGAGAATGCGGGTGATCTTAAAAGTGAGATTCGTGCAACTGATAAGCATGTTGTTGTGATTGGTGGCGGAGATACCGGATCTGATTGCGTCGGGACATCTAATCGCCATGGTGCGACCCAGATTACCCAGTTTGAATTGTTACCGCAGCCTCCAGAAGTGGAAAATAAGCCCTTAGTTTGGCCGTATTGGCCTACCAAGTTACGCACCTCTTCTTCGCATGAGGAAGGCTGTGAGCGTGATTGGTCTGTAGCTACTAAGCGTTTTGAGGGTAAAGACGGCAAAGTAGAGAAGCTCATTGGGGTTCGCTTGGAGTGGAGAGACGGCAAGATGTCAGAAGTGCCAAACTCAGAATTTGAGATTAAGGCAGACTTGGTATTACTAGCGATGGGATTTGTATCACCTGCACAGCAGGTACTTACTGCCTTTGGCGTAGAAAAAGATGCTCGCGGTAACGCAAAAGCAACAGTTGACGGTCACAATGCGTACCAAACGAATGTGCCAAAAGTATTTGCGGCGGGTGATATGCGCCGGGGCCAATCTTTGGTTGTGTGGGCGATCCGTGAAGGCCGTCAGTGCGCTCAAGCAATAGACGAGTTCTTAATGGGGTCTTCCGTTCTTCCGCGATAA